From a single Ornithodoros turicata isolate Travis chromosome 8, ASM3712646v1, whole genome shotgun sequence genomic region:
- the LOC135365827 gene encoding uncharacterized protein LOC135365827 isoform X2: MMEPSDNERGAAQGRESPQSSTNMEKSPETEAVRKEMHDAIADGDIAKVQRYLNVYKALKLWLDPETEKSAICKAAEVGQPKIRALLVHHNCRTNKEKGVEQLEQVWDLKDLQRPKISRNCNTSKMSNIVTNSDVLCQSAGIFRT, from the exons atgATG GAACCGTCAGACAACGAGAGAGGAGCGGCCCAAGGAAGAGAATCTCCTCAGTCTAGCACCAACATGGAGAAGTCCCCAGAGACGGAAGCAGTTCGGAAAGAGATGCACGACGCAATCGCCGACGGAGACATTGCTAAGGTGCAAAGATATCTCAACGTTTACAAAGCTCTGAAGCTGTGGCTGGACCCAGAGACTGAAAAATCAGCTATATGTAAAGCGGCCGAGGTGGGGCAACCCAAAATACGTGCCCTTCTAGTGCATCACAACTGCAGAACTAACAAGGAGAAAGGAGTAGAGCAATTGGAGCAAGTCTGGGACCTCAAAGATCTCCAAAGACCAAAGATATCGAGGAACTGCAACACCTCCAAGATGTCGAATATCGTTACCAACTCGGATGTTTTGTGCCAAAGTGCGGGCATATTCCGCACCTAG
- the LOC135365827 gene encoding uncharacterized protein LOC135365827 isoform X1 translates to MFHTSSILQITNDISRNEPSDNERGAAQGRESPQSSTNMEKSPETEAVRKEMHDAIADGDIAKVQRYLNVYKALKLWLDPETEKSAICKAAEVGQPKIRALLVHHNCRTNKEKGVEQLEQVWDLKDLQRPKISRNCNTSKMSNIVTNSDVLCQSAGIFRT, encoded by the exons ATGTTTCACACTTCAAGCATTTTGCAAATAACGAACGACATATCCCGCAAT GAACCGTCAGACAACGAGAGAGGAGCGGCCCAAGGAAGAGAATCTCCTCAGTCTAGCACCAACATGGAGAAGTCCCCAGAGACGGAAGCAGTTCGGAAAGAGATGCACGACGCAATCGCCGACGGAGACATTGCTAAGGTGCAAAGATATCTCAACGTTTACAAAGCTCTGAAGCTGTGGCTGGACCCAGAGACTGAAAAATCAGCTATATGTAAAGCGGCCGAGGTGGGGCAACCCAAAATACGTGCCCTTCTAGTGCATCACAACTGCAGAACTAACAAGGAGAAAGGAGTAGAGCAATTGGAGCAAGTCTGGGACCTCAAAGATCTCCAAAGACCAAAGATATCGAGGAACTGCAACACCTCCAAGATGTCGAATATCGTTACCAACTCGGATGTTTTGTGCCAAAGTGCGGGCATATTCCGCACCTAG